Genomic DNA from bacterium:
GGCTTTTCGCAGGGCATTTCTGCAACAATCAATGATACGGTGTCAGGCTTAAACCTGGCTCGTGATCGACACTTTCGTATTGGCGACAAGGTGATGGCCGGGGATCATAAGACTAAGGGGATTATTATCGATATGGATATGCGCAAGAGTCGCATCAAGGACGACAAAGGCTACATTCATGTAATTCCGAATAGTCTGGTTGATAAAAATGAATTTGTACTCATCGAGCGAGCAGCTCTACAGGCCGCGACTGTGGCTCCGGCCCGCAAAGTTATACGCCGTGTAGCTGTTCGCACAAAAGCCAGTAGTGGTACAATATCAGGTAGAAAGCAGTAAAGAGAATACATCATGGATACTACGTTATTTG
This window encodes:
- a CDS encoding mechanosensitive ion channel family protein, which translates into the protein MNPTLTSGQLVQMLDLKSYTTPILDMVGQVVVELPAAIILFLIGVLTIRLLSKLLIRVLGLTKLPKGLIKVSVRLLDMALWILLSIAIFQLIGLTNVAFAVSGAFAVLALGFSQGISATINDTVSGLNLARDRHFRIGDKVMAGDHKTKGIIIDMDMRKSRIKDDKGYIHVIPNSLVDKNEFVLIERAALQAATVAPARKVIRRVAVRTKASSGTISGRKQ